In Calliopsis andreniformis isolate RMS-2024a chromosome 8, iyCalAndr_principal, whole genome shotgun sequence, one DNA window encodes the following:
- the LOC143182068 gene encoding neprilysin-1-like — protein sequence MLLLMLLGHLIPLTVLSDSSPIALISRTLDTVNNTEEDLKYVCHIKQDQGICETTYCKEIVLAKKLLKSMDTSVNPCDNFYDYACGSWKKYNPIPPHEVEWSEDHILTEKTYRRIIESCVLAEHEKPSDIMPVRMARKFYRSCMNIVEIEKDGINPILDILNSTGGWPMIMPGNMIHIKKLSWQNIDKQYLPLLRTSAFYLLGFEVDTNNTNQYVLTINRYTEGFLSKKKELFGPYKRYFFHIFNVIQTFAKEQDYVLSRIKMTNDVGKMLQFMYKLMKISEVDKKQQESDDNYERMTIQELQKWYDDSGVTAPTAKAKL from the exons ATGCTGTTATTAATGTTACT TGGTCATTTAATACCCTTAACAGTGTTATCTGACTCCTCGCCAATTGCACTTATTTCGAGAACATTAGATACAGTGAACAACACGGAAGAAGATTTGAAATATGTCTGTCACATAAAACAAGATCAGGGCATTTGTGAGACAACATATTGCAAAGAAATTG TGCTAG CTAAAAAGCTTCTAAAGAGTATGGATACCTCTGTGAACCCTTGTgataatttttatgattacgCTTGTGGATCATGGAAAAAATACAATCCCATACCACCCCATGAAGTAGAATGGTCCGAAGATCATATTCTGACAGAAAAAACATACAGACGCATTATAG AATCAT GTGTCCTCGCTGAACATGAAAAGCCTAGCGATATTATGCCTGTCAGAATGGCTAGAAAATTTTATCGTTCATGTATGAATATTG TGGAGATTGAAAAAGATGGTATCAATCCGATCTTAGATATATTGAACAGTACTGGCGGATGGCCCATGATAATGCCAGGAAACATGATACATATTAAGAAATTATCCTGGCAAAACATTGATAAACAATACCTACCACTGCTTCGTACCAGTGCATTTTATCTACTTGGTTTTGAAGTTGATACGAACAATACGAATCAATATGTGCTTACA ATAAATAGATATACTGAAGGTTTCCTGTCAAAGAAGAAAGAATTATTTGGACCGTACAAGAGATAtttctttcatattttcaaTGTAATTCAAACTTTCGCGAAGGAACAAGACTATGTGTTGAGTCGAATAAAAATGACCAATGATGTTGGAAAAATGTTACAGTTCATGTATAAACTAATGAAA ATCTCTGAAGTGGATAAAAAGCAGCAGGAGTCTGATGATAATTATGAAAGAATGACTATTCAAGAATTGCAAAAGTGGTACGACGATTCTGGAGTCACTGCTCCCACGGCAAAGgcaaaattataa